In the genome of Acetobacter oryzifermentans, one region contains:
- a CDS encoding AAA family ATPase → MKGLLPALNRLMPLMMVIFLVLASIQIALSLHLSLHSITHVLQWCAPAWPILAVSGIILTVAGLLFETRAEKLARKGLLRRRGFIMDVLARLTNRAALEEMMAREQRETTIDAEELAANLRARVIGQDQVCEDVAAQLRRRLALQVRGKPVGIFLLAGPPGTGKTYLAKQLARQLERPLLHFDMTQMSSPHAATQLFGSPKGYVGSDTYGKLTGGLKEKPDAVVLLDEIEKAHPDVFKKFLTAWNDGHITEASTGQQISTVRAIFVLTSNIATDALTEIADRLHDDPDRMRAESVEALRQAGFAPEVLNRLDRIFIFRPLQGLDIARVAALEIETMIESYGLKVETGGIDATLLMDVMRRQSRMGDAASARDLVRSIEDMISESLIVARQQGANMVRLVKEDDGAVVAKVADNRTDEGDGIHARLIP, encoded by the coding sequence ATGAAGGGACTTTTACCCGCCCTAAACCGGCTGATGCCGTTGATGATGGTGATCTTTCTGGTGCTTGCCAGCATACAGATTGCCCTCAGCCTGCATCTTTCCCTGCATTCCATTACGCATGTTTTGCAGTGGTGCGCACCAGCATGGCCGATTTTGGCCGTAAGTGGCATTATACTTACAGTAGCAGGGCTGCTGTTTGAAACACGCGCCGAGAAGCTGGCGCGCAAAGGGCTTTTACGCCGACGGGGATTCATCATGGACGTTCTTGCCAGACTGACCAACCGCGCCGCACTGGAAGAAATGATGGCGCGCGAACAGCGTGAAACCACCATTGATGCGGAAGAACTGGCAGCCAACCTACGCGCCCGCGTTATTGGGCAGGACCAGGTATGCGAGGATGTGGCTGCGCAGTTGCGCCGCCGCCTTGCCTTGCAGGTACGCGGGAAACCAGTAGGTATTTTTCTGCTGGCCGGGCCTCCGGGCACAGGCAAAACCTATCTGGCCAAACAACTTGCCCGCCAACTTGAACGCCCCCTGCTGCATTTTGATATGACACAGATGAGCAGCCCCCACGCAGCAACCCAGCTATTTGGCTCCCCCAAAGGTTATGTGGGTTCAGACACTTACGGAAAGCTGACTGGCGGCCTGAAGGAAAAGCCGGATGCTGTTGTGCTTCTGGACGAAATTGAAAAAGCACATCCGGATGTGTTCAAAAAGTTCCTGACAGCATGGAACGATGGACACATTACCGAGGCCTCTACCGGGCAACAGATTTCTACCGTGCGCGCAATTTTTGTGCTGACATCCAACATTGCAACAGATGCACTAACAGAAATTGCAGACCGCCTACATGATGACCCAGACCGTATGCGCGCCGAATCGGTAGAAGCCTTGCGTCAGGCTGGGTTTGCGCCGGAAGTTCTAAACCGGTTGGATCGTATATTTATCTTCCGTCCGCTACAGGGACTGGATATCGCCCGCGTGGCCGCGCTGGAAATTGAAACCATGATCGAAAGCTACGGCCTGAAAGTGGAAACCGGCGGTATTGATGCCACTCTGCTAATGGACGTTATGCGCCGCCAGAGCCGCATGGGAGATGCTGCCTCTGCCCGAGATCTGGTGCGTTCGATTGAAGATATGATCAGCGAATCCCTGATTGTAGCCCGCCAGCAAGGCGCCAATATGGTGCGGCTGGTAAAGGAAGATGATGGTGCAGTTGTTGCAAAAGTGGCGGACAACCGCACGGATGAAGGCGATGGCATTCATGCGCGCCTGATCCCATAA
- a CDS encoding ABC transporter substrate-binding protein/permease, which produces MKQNAQHCPPRLWGLFLRCVCLLLAASWLGAGAHVAYAQEEKPIRWAADASSDVPYTFHDLKDQDKLTGFEYDLMQELGKHMGAPLQFVQNDWDGLIPGLQRGLYEMVICGIEMTDEHAEGIDFSNPYYITSERIVVRRNGPQLKNLADLNGHAIGTIKDTQAERILTENAKVQLRTYDEETDAFMDLANGRTDAILIDGPIAKYYGDTNPALQVVGEPIGRVEYGIAFAKGQNVALRTKVNAALATMQHDGTLHRVLLRWDLWTPEMAQFTNDHTTLNVTPAAWNAYVAELEGKGGWRIKLDRYVGFLPQLAKAAWLTLLVSLCAMVLAVGAGLALALLRLYGPTPLRWLATTYVEVVRGTPLLIQVLFIFYGLPEFGISLTPFLAGVVSLGMNYAAYEAENYRAGLQSVAHGQMEAALALNMTHAQALRYVVVPQAFRLVMPVMTNDFISLLKDSSLVSVITLTELTQTYIRLSSSYFDYFGTGLMVGAAYLLLGLPFVRLARMAEKKLAQPHMRRR; this is translated from the coding sequence GTGAAACAGAACGCACAGCATTGCCCGCCACGCCTTTGGGGTTTGTTTTTGCGCTGTGTTTGTCTGCTGCTGGCCGCAAGTTGGCTGGGTGCTGGCGCGCATGTGGCATACGCACAGGAAGAAAAGCCGATCCGCTGGGCTGCGGATGCTTCATCAGACGTACCCTATACCTTCCATGATCTGAAAGATCAGGACAAGCTGACCGGGTTTGAATACGACCTGATGCAGGAGCTGGGCAAGCACATGGGTGCGCCGCTTCAGTTCGTGCAGAATGATTGGGATGGTCTTATTCCCGGCTTGCAGCGTGGCCTGTATGAAATGGTCATCTGTGGCATTGAAATGACAGATGAGCATGCCGAAGGTATTGATTTTTCAAATCCATATTACATCACATCCGAACGGATTGTGGTGCGGCGTAATGGCCCGCAACTTAAAAATCTTGCTGATCTGAATGGTCATGCCATTGGCACAATCAAGGATACGCAAGCTGAGCGTATCCTGACGGAGAACGCCAAGGTTCAGCTTCGGACGTATGATGAAGAAACCGATGCATTCATGGATCTGGCGAATGGCCGCACGGATGCCATTCTGATTGATGGCCCCATTGCCAAATATTACGGTGATACCAACCCAGCCTTGCAGGTGGTGGGTGAACCCATTGGCCGTGTAGAATATGGCATAGCTTTTGCCAAAGGGCAGAATGTAGCCCTGCGTACAAAGGTGAATGCCGCCCTGGCAACCATGCAGCATGATGGTACGCTCCATCGCGTATTGCTGCGGTGGGATTTGTGGACGCCAGAAATGGCGCAGTTCACCAATGATCACACCACGCTTAACGTTACGCCTGCGGCGTGGAACGCATATGTGGCGGAGCTGGAAGGTAAAGGCGGCTGGCGCATTAAGCTGGATCGCTATGTTGGGTTTCTGCCGCAGTTGGCAAAAGCCGCATGGCTGACTCTGCTGGTTTCTTTGTGTGCGATGGTGCTGGCGGTTGGAGCGGGTTTGGCGTTGGCGCTTTTGCGCCTGTACGGCCCTACACCGCTCCGCTGGTTGGCGACCACATACGTGGAAGTGGTGCGCGGCACCCCATTGCTGATTCAGGTTCTGTTCATTTTCTACGGCTTGCCTGAATTTGGCATCAGCCTTACCCCCTTTCTGGCTGGCGTTGTCAGCTTGGGTATGAATTATGCGGCGTATGAAGCCGAAAACTATCGCGCAGGCCTGCAATCTGTGGCGCATGGGCAGATGGAAGCTGCTTTGGCTCTGAATATGACGCACGCTCAGGCATTGCGGTACGTGGTTGTGCCACAGGCTTTCCGTCTGGTTATGCCTGTTATGACCAACGACTTTATTTCGTTATTGAAAGATTCGTCACTGGTTAGCGTGATCACGCTGACAGAATTGACCCAGACTTACATCCGTCTGTCTTCTTCCTATTTCGACTATTTCGGAACAGGGCTGATGGTAGGCGCAGCCTATCTGTTGCTGGGGCTGCCTTTTGTGCGTCTGGCACGTATGGCAGAAAAAAAGCTGGCACAACCGCATATGCGCCGCCGGTAA
- the rimP gene encoding ribosome maturation factor RimP, translating into MALTAAFFALDTDLSTHSGLEARVAALIAPAVEDMGYEIVRVAVLGRERPTVQIMADRKDGSLINVEDCERISHAVGAVLDVEDPIPGAWTLEVSSAGIDRPLTRAKDWNRFAGHQAKAEVLLPVNGRRRFSGVVLGSDGTVARMRLDDGTEVALPLEELRRARLVLTDALIEASARMVQPAPGTDPAQKNDNDSSGPKVH; encoded by the coding sequence GTGGCCTTGACGGCCGCCTTTTTTGCATTGGATACAGACCTTTCTACTCACTCTGGCCTAGAAGCTCGCGTTGCTGCGCTGATAGCCCCTGCCGTTGAGGATATGGGTTATGAGATTGTGCGTGTTGCTGTGCTGGGGCGTGAGCGTCCGACCGTGCAGATCATGGCGGATCGCAAAGATGGTTCCCTGATTAATGTGGAAGATTGTGAGCGGATCAGCCACGCGGTAGGTGCCGTGCTGGATGTTGAAGACCCCATTCCTGGGGCGTGGACGCTGGAAGTTTCCTCTGCCGGAATAGATCGGCCCCTTACCCGTGCGAAGGACTGGAACCGCTTTGCCGGGCACCAGGCCAAGGCAGAAGTTCTGCTGCCGGTAAATGGGCGCCGCCGCTTTTCTGGTGTGGTTCTGGGGTCTGATGGAACTGTTGCGCGGATGCGTCTGGATGATGGCACGGAAGTTGCCTTGCCGCTGGAAGAACTCCGGCGTGCACGGCTGGTGCTGACAGATGCTCTGATTGAAGCTAGTGCCCGTATGGTGCAACCTGCGCCCGGCACTGATCCCGCCCAGAAGAATGATAACGATTCTTCCGGGCCCAAGGTGCATTGA
- the infB gene encoding translation initiation factor IF-2, whose translation MSEGKDQDQGKGRLSLRPAGRSEVGRTVDAGSVRQSFSHGRSKVVQVEVRKKRGAGPGGSGGRAGGARGGGRTLTAAELAMRQRVLAEQKKAAEEAARREAEQREAEKIRILSAAEEARRKEEEDKRAAEEAEAAKAAAEEEERKSRIDSIQPIAVKEPVVSAVPIPGEVTLAPPVGRLRPLAERAIMPAKPLKPVPSRSQPAEAKEKEPAAAQTLRLRSGRDMESDDAPRRGASRKAPPGNHRKSGGGRKSDVGGGRRAGRIDVQAAIEGDDDKTRSLASVRRQRERERRQAELERLRSDQVKVVRDVVLPENITVQELANRMAARQGEVIKALMKMGVMATVTQTIDADTAELIVEEFGHRVRRVSEADVELGIEGVEDAPEALRPRPPVVTIMGHVDHGKTSLLDALRTTDVAGGEAGGITQHIGAYQVTLPSGSKITFLDTPGHEAFTAMRARGASITDVVVLVVAADDGVMPQTVEAIKHAKAANVPMIVAINKIDKPGAKPDRVRQELLSHEIVVESMGGDVQDIEVSALKRTGLDKLEEAILLQAEILELKANPDRAAEGAVIESRLDRGRGSVASVLVQKGTLHKGDIVVAGTEWGRVRALLDDRGRQVTDAGPSMPVEVLGLSGVPSAGAPFVVVENENRAREISEFRQRKLKEHQVAGQVAARGTLDQMLARIQAGDQKEVSVLIKADVQGSAEAIQTTVLKLANEEVGVRVLNASVGQITESDVQLGKASDAVIIAFNVRATAQARQLAQREGVDIRYYSIIYQVADDVEQLVRGKQAPKHREKFLGYAEIRRVFEISKVGKVAGCYVTEGVVKRGCGVRLLRDGVVVHEGDLSQLKRFKDDVKEVSKGYECGLSFAGYNDLREGDVVECFESELVPA comes from the coding sequence ATGAGCGAAGGCAAGGATCAGGATCAGGGTAAGGGGCGTTTGTCCCTTCGGCCGGCAGGGCGTTCGGAGGTCGGACGGACGGTTGATGCCGGGTCCGTGCGGCAGAGTTTCAGTCATGGCCGTTCCAAGGTTGTGCAGGTTGAAGTGCGCAAAAAACGTGGTGCCGGCCCGGGTGGTTCTGGCGGACGTGCCGGTGGAGCGCGCGGTGGCGGTCGTACGCTAACAGCCGCTGAACTGGCCATGCGTCAGCGTGTGCTGGCGGAACAGAAAAAAGCAGCGGAAGAAGCCGCCCGGCGTGAAGCCGAGCAGCGCGAAGCTGAAAAAATCCGTATTCTTTCGGCTGCTGAAGAAGCGCGCCGTAAGGAAGAGGAAGATAAGCGCGCGGCTGAAGAAGCCGAAGCAGCAAAGGCTGCTGCTGAAGAGGAAGAGCGTAAATCACGCATTGATTCCATTCAGCCTATCGCCGTGAAAGAGCCAGTTGTTTCGGCTGTGCCCATTCCGGGTGAAGTCACACTGGCTCCGCCGGTTGGGCGCCTGCGTCCGTTGGCTGAACGTGCAATTATGCCAGCCAAGCCGCTGAAGCCTGTTCCCTCACGCTCTCAGCCTGCTGAAGCTAAGGAAAAAGAACCAGCGGCTGCGCAAACACTGCGTCTGCGTAGCGGTCGTGACATGGAAAGTGACGATGCGCCGCGCCGTGGTGCATCTCGCAAGGCGCCCCCTGGTAACCATCGTAAAAGTGGTGGTGGGCGTAAGTCCGATGTCGGTGGTGGCCGTCGTGCAGGCCGTATTGACGTGCAGGCCGCGATTGAAGGTGATGATGATAAGACGCGGTCACTCGCATCTGTTCGTCGTCAGCGCGAGCGTGAACGCCGTCAGGCTGAACTGGAACGTTTGCGTTCCGATCAGGTGAAGGTTGTGCGTGATGTGGTTCTGCCGGAAAACATTACCGTGCAGGAACTGGCAAACCGTATGGCTGCCCGTCAGGGTGAAGTTATCAAAGCGCTGATGAAAATGGGCGTGATGGCAACAGTTACCCAGACGATTGATGCAGATACAGCTGAACTGATTGTTGAAGAATTCGGCCATCGCGTGCGCCGTGTTTCTGAGGCAGACGTTGAACTGGGCATTGAAGGTGTGGAAGACGCACCAGAAGCTCTGCGTCCGCGTCCGCCAGTTGTTACAATCATGGGTCACGTTGACCACGGTAAGACATCTCTGCTGGATGCTCTGCGCACAACAGACGTTGCGGGTGGAGAAGCAGGCGGTATTACCCAGCATATTGGGGCTTATCAGGTTACTCTGCCTTCCGGCTCCAAGATCACATTCTTGGATACCCCGGGCCATGAAGCCTTTACGGCTATGCGTGCTCGTGGTGCATCCATTACGGACGTGGTGGTGCTGGTTGTGGCGGCTGATGATGGTGTTATGCCTCAGACGGTTGAAGCCATTAAGCATGCTAAGGCTGCAAACGTGCCGATGATTGTTGCTATCAACAAGATCGACAAGCCGGGCGCTAAACCTGACCGGGTGCGTCAGGAACTTCTGAGCCACGAAATTGTGGTGGAATCCATGGGCGGTGACGTTCAGGATATCGAAGTTTCCGCTCTTAAACGCACTGGTCTGGACAAGCTGGAAGAAGCCATTCTTCTGCAGGCAGAAATTCTGGAGCTGAAGGCCAACCCAGATCGGGCTGCTGAAGGTGCCGTTATTGAAAGCCGTCTGGATCGTGGCCGCGGCTCTGTTGCTTCTGTGCTGGTGCAAAAAGGTACGCTGCATAAAGGCGATATCGTGGTTGCGGGCACCGAATGGGGCCGGGTGCGTGCTCTGCTGGATGATCGTGGCCGCCAGGTTACGGATGCAGGGCCTTCCATGCCGGTTGAAGTGCTGGGTCTTTCTGGTGTGCCATCTGCCGGTGCTCCGTTCGTGGTGGTTGAAAACGAAAACCGCGCACGTGAGATTTCCGAGTTCCGTCAGCGTAAGCTGAAAGAACATCAGGTGGCTGGTCAGGTTGCTGCACGTGGCACGTTGGATCAGATGCTAGCCCGTATTCAGGCGGGTGATCAGAAAGAAGTTTCTGTTCTGATCAAGGCAGACGTTCAAGGTTCTGCGGAAGCTATTCAGACAACAGTGCTCAAGCTGGCAAATGAAGAAGTGGGCGTTCGCGTTCTTAATGCTTCTGTTGGTCAGATCACGGAAAGCGATGTGCAGCTTGGTAAGGCATCGGATGCAGTGATTATTGCATTCAATGTGCGTGCCACAGCACAGGCGCGCCAACTGGCGCAGCGCGAAGGTGTGGATATCCGCTACTATTCCATCATCTATCAGGTTGCTGATGATGTGGAACAGCTTGTGCGCGGTAAGCAGGCACCTAAGCATCGCGAAAAGTTCCTTGGCTATGCCGAAATCCGCCGTGTGTTCGAAATCAGCAAGGTGGGCAAGGTGGCTGGTTGTTACGTTACAGAAGGCGTTGTCAAACGTGGCTGTGGCGTGCGTCTGCTGCGTGACGGCGTAGTGGTTCATGAAGGTGATTTGAGCCAGCTCAAGCGCTTCAAGGACGATGTGAAGGAAGTCAGCAAAGGTTACGAATGTGGCCTTTCCTTTGCAGGCTACAATGATCTGCGCGAAGGCGACGTGGTGGAATGCTTTGAAAGTGAGCTGGTTCCAGCATGA
- the nusA gene encoding transcription termination factor NusA, which yields MDTSVSRPELLLVADAVSREKGIEREEVLEAMEQAIQKAGRAKYGHEKDIRATIDRKTGDVRLSRWTEVVDEVENEDTQIALSIARKFRPEIQAGEYLIDPLPPIDFGRIAAQTAKQVIVQRVREYERKRQYNEFKDRVGEIVNGTVKRTEYGNLLVEIGSAEALLRRDELIPRETFRNSDRVRAYIYDVRDEPRGPQIFLSRTHPAFLAKLFAQEVPEIYDGIIEIKAVARDPGSRAKMAVISRDASIDPVGACVGMRGSRVQAVVAELQGEKIDIIPWSPQAATFVVNALAPAEVSKVVMDEEAGRVEVVVPDEQLSLAIGRRGQNVRLASQLTRWDIDILTEAEESERRQEEFRRRTALFVEALDVDDVIAGLLVTEGFHSIEELAFADPDELIGIEGFDESVVQELVQRAESYLVQQEQKLDDRRKELGVVDDIADMGVFTNQMLVTLGEKGVKTLDDLADLAGDELVEILGTDAIEEDAANEIIMAARAHWFEDENQQPSDTKEGEANA from the coding sequence ATGGATACCTCTGTTTCCCGTCCTGAACTTTTGCTGGTTGCAGACGCTGTCTCGCGCGAGAAAGGTATTGAGCGTGAAGAAGTGCTGGAAGCCATGGAACAGGCGATCCAGAAAGCCGGACGCGCCAAATATGGGCACGAAAAGGACATTCGTGCCACCATCGACCGCAAGACAGGTGATGTGCGCTTGTCCCGTTGGACGGAAGTGGTGGATGAAGTGGAAAATGAAGATACGCAGATTGCGCTCTCCATTGCCCGTAAGTTTCGCCCAGAAATTCAGGCAGGCGAATACCTGATCGATCCACTGCCCCCGATTGATTTTGGGCGTATTGCCGCGCAAACCGCCAAGCAGGTGATTGTGCAGCGCGTGCGTGAATATGAACGCAAGCGCCAGTATAACGAATTCAAGGATCGCGTAGGTGAAATTGTAAACGGCACCGTTAAGCGGACCGAATACGGCAATCTGCTGGTTGAAATTGGTTCGGCAGAAGCGCTGCTGCGACGTGATGAGTTGATCCCGCGTGAAACGTTCCGTAACTCGGATCGCGTGCGCGCCTATATCTACGATGTGCGTGATGAGCCGCGTGGACCGCAGATTTTCCTTTCCCGCACGCATCCGGCCTTTTTGGCCAAGCTGTTTGCGCAGGAAGTGCCAGAAATTTATGATGGCATTATTGAAATTAAAGCCGTTGCGCGTGATCCTGGTTCTCGCGCCAAAATGGCCGTGATTTCTCGTGATGCGTCTATCGATCCTGTTGGGGCTTGCGTTGGTATGCGCGGTTCCCGTGTGCAGGCCGTTGTGGCCGAATTGCAGGGCGAAAAGATTGATATCATCCCGTGGAGCCCGCAGGCCGCTACTTTTGTAGTGAATGCGCTGGCGCCTGCTGAAGTCAGCAAGGTGGTGATGGATGAAGAAGCCGGTCGCGTAGAAGTAGTTGTGCCGGATGAGCAGCTTTCTTTGGCTATTGGCCGTCGTGGGCAGAATGTCCGTCTGGCCAGCCAGTTGACGCGTTGGGATATTGATATTCTGACAGAAGCGGAAGAATCCGAACGCCGTCAGGAAGAGTTCCGCCGTCGGACAGCGCTGTTTGTTGAAGCGCTGGATGTGGATGACGTAATTGCAGGTCTGCTGGTCACGGAAGGCTTCCATTCCATCGAAGAACTGGCTTTTGCAGATCCAGATGAGCTGATTGGCATTGAAGGATTTGACGAGTCGGTCGTTCAGGAGCTGGTTCAGCGTGCTGAATCTTACCTCGTTCAGCAGGAACAAAAGCTGGATGATCGGCGGAAAGAGCTAGGTGTTGTGGACGATATTGCCGATATGGGCGTGTTTACAAACCAGATGCTTGTGACATTGGGTGAAAAGGGTGTAAAAACCTTAGACGACCTTGCAGATCTGGCTGGTGATGAACTGGTTGAGATCTTGGGCACCGATGCCATTGAGGAAGATGCCGCCAATGAAATCATCATGGCAGCACGTGCTCATTGGTTTGAGGATGAAAATCAGCAGCCTTCCGATACCAAGGAAGGTGAGGCCAACGCCTGA
- a CDS encoding RNA-binding protein, whose translation MGGDFLPETEEKGSLRRCAVTREEGEPSLMIRFVISPSGEVVPDLDARLPGRGIWLSPRRDVIEQARVRGIFSRAARQQVKVPEDIVARVETGLLRRMSELVGLARRAGQATSGFMKVREWLVQRKAAIVVHALDGSREERERLVSGQRDIPVVEALSSEDLAKIFGRERVVNVALSAGGLAQRLRCENKRFTGVAEGGPRMPRTFPAHGCEQAGQ comes from the coding sequence GTGGGTGGTGATTTCTTGCCAGAAACAGAAGAGAAAGGCAGCCTTCGGAGGTGCGCGGTAACGCGTGAAGAAGGCGAACCTTCTTTAATGATCCGGTTTGTGATTTCACCATCTGGTGAAGTGGTGCCTGATCTAGATGCACGTCTGCCGGGGCGGGGAATATGGTTGAGCCCCCGCCGGGATGTGATAGAACAGGCGCGTGTTCGGGGCATTTTTTCACGCGCCGCACGCCAACAGGTTAAGGTGCCGGAAGATATAGTAGCCCGTGTAGAAACAGGACTGCTCCGGCGGATGAGTGAACTTGTAGGGCTGGCTCGCAGAGCTGGTCAGGCTACAAGTGGATTTATGAAGGTGCGGGAATGGCTGGTGCAGCGTAAAGCTGCCATTGTTGTTCATGCACTGGATGGAAGCAGGGAAGAGCGGGAGAGGCTGGTTTCTGGCCAACGCGATATTCCTGTCGTTGAGGCGTTGTCATCTGAAGATCTGGCAAAGATTTTTGGGCGGGAACGAGTGGTGAACGTGGCGCTTTCAGCCGGAGGGCTGGCACAGCGCTTACGTTGTGAGAATAAGCGTTTTACGGGGGTTGCTGAAGGCGGCCCTCGCATGCCCCGGACCTTTCCGGCGCATGGGTGTGAACAGGCGGGTCAATGA
- a CDS encoding LysR family transcriptional regulator — MDLLSALHSFVRVAATGSFSAVSRETGVSQPTISRHIALLEAHYGTTLFARTTRSLTMTEDGRSLLPHAYEVLEILETAETVLGRRRASVSGLVRLGVTTAFGLCLTRRIGELLERHPDLAIEVVMRDAFGDLVEEGLDLAVRVGDIAEGSLIARKLGVVRKWLVAAPSCLARCGTPMHPRDLPEYPGVVYNYGSSRLDWNFERDGEESVIAPSAVFRANSSEAVLYAVESGLGIGLLPEFQVREAVADGRLTRLFADWNIPSLPFYAVHTGPRTLPLRTRTVLDFLIEVSADLLREGKMHQAV; from the coding sequence ATGGATCTTCTTTCCGCGCTTCACAGCTTTGTTCGCGTTGCGGCTACAGGCTCGTTTTCTGCCGTCTCGCGTGAGACAGGTGTTAGTCAGCCCACAATTTCCCGCCATATTGCGTTGTTAGAGGCGCATTATGGTACAACTTTGTTTGCGCGCACCACGCGCAGCCTTACCATGACGGAAGATGGCAGAAGCCTTCTTCCGCATGCTTATGAAGTGCTGGAAATTCTGGAAACGGCAGAAACAGTGCTGGGGCGCCGTCGTGCTTCTGTATCTGGTTTGGTGCGCCTGGGGGTAACCACAGCTTTTGGATTGTGTCTGACACGGCGGATAGGGGAGTTGCTAGAAAGGCACCCTGATCTGGCTATTGAAGTTGTTATGCGTGATGCATTTGGTGATCTGGTAGAAGAAGGGCTGGATCTGGCTGTGCGCGTAGGGGATATAGCCGAGGGTTCTCTTATTGCCCGTAAACTGGGCGTTGTGCGCAAATGGTTGGTGGCCGCACCATCTTGTCTGGCCCGCTGTGGCACGCCAATGCACCCGCGTGATCTGCCTGAATATCCGGGAGTCGTATATAATTACGGCTCTAGTCGGTTGGATTGGAATTTTGAGCGGGATGGTGAAGAAAGTGTAATTGCACCATCAGCTGTTTTTCGTGCCAATAGCAGTGAAGCTGTGTTGTATGCAGTGGAATCTGGATTGGGCATTGGCCTGTTGCCAGAGTTTCAGGTGCGTGAGGCTGTTGCCGATGGTCGGCTTACTCGCCTGTTTGCAGATTGGAATATTCCTTCTCTGCCATTCTATGCTGTGCATACTGGCCCACGTACACTCCCTCTGCGCACCCGGACAGTTCTGGATTTTCTGATAGAAGTTTCCGCAGATCTCTTGCGGGAAGGTAAGATGCATCAGGCCGTTTAA